One Mesorhizobium loti genomic window carries:
- a CDS encoding mandelate racemase/muconate lactonizing protein, with amino-acid sequence MKITEIETFAVGAGWKNWLFVKVHTDKGIHGIGEGTLNGFIKTTEAGLHELKHLAIGQDPRRINALAKRMLDSVSLDGGHIHRTVIAAVEVACWDVLGKSLGVPIHQLLGGQVRDSVLGYANGWYRTERTPEAFLEAAKAVLAKGFRAFKLDPFGTAQGFISREELELSYAICRTLRDDLPADTLILIDVHARFTEIAALQAAQKFADLDIYWWEEPTSRDRQETVHEVAHRSPIPVATGEMYDTVGQFYTLAAGGGVNIFQPEPMSLGGIAPSMQVANLAFAHGSHIAPHQSGGPVATAVCLQLAAAVPNFLIQEHFDAFNDSWTRDLVTWHPTVNADNGHLSLPDAPGLGIDLNIDAIREHPYDPNAYLNVHAEGWEKRLGRREETGKTTSLN; translated from the coding sequence ATGAAGATCACCGAAATCGAGACCTTTGCCGTCGGCGCCGGCTGGAAGAATTGGCTGTTCGTCAAAGTCCACACCGACAAGGGCATCCATGGGATCGGCGAAGGCACGTTGAACGGCTTCATCAAGACCACCGAAGCCGGCCTGCACGAGCTCAAGCATCTCGCCATCGGCCAGGATCCGCGCCGCATCAATGCGCTGGCTAAGCGCATGCTGGACAGCGTCTCGCTCGACGGCGGCCATATCCACCGCACTGTCATCGCGGCGGTCGAGGTCGCCTGCTGGGATGTTTTGGGCAAGAGCCTCGGCGTGCCGATCCACCAACTGCTCGGTGGCCAGGTGCGCGACAGCGTGCTCGGCTACGCCAATGGCTGGTATCGCACCGAGCGCACGCCGGAGGCTTTTCTCGAAGCCGCCAAGGCGGTGCTGGCCAAAGGCTTCAGGGCCTTCAAGCTCGACCCGTTCGGCACGGCGCAAGGTTTTATCTCGCGCGAGGAACTGGAGCTTTCCTATGCGATCTGCCGGACACTGCGTGACGACCTGCCTGCGGACACGCTGATCCTGATCGATGTGCATGCCCGCTTCACCGAGATCGCCGCCCTGCAGGCAGCGCAAAAATTCGCCGATCTCGACATCTACTGGTGGGAGGAGCCGACCTCGCGCGACCGGCAGGAGACGGTGCACGAAGTAGCGCATCGCTCACCGATCCCGGTGGCGACCGGCGAAATGTATGACACGGTCGGCCAGTTCTACACGCTGGCCGCCGGCGGCGGCGTCAACATCTTCCAGCCCGAGCCGATGTCGCTCGGCGGCATTGCACCGTCCATGCAGGTGGCCAATCTGGCGTTCGCGCATGGCAGCCATATCGCGCCGCACCAGAGCGGCGGACCGGTGGCGACCGCGGTGTGCCTGCAACTGGCCGCGGCGGTGCCGAACTTCCTCATTCAGGAGCATTTCGACGCCTTCAACGACTCTTGGACGCGCGACCTCGTGACCTGGCACCCGACCGTCAATGCCGATAACGGCCATCTGTCGCTGCCGGATGCACCGGGGCTCGGCATCGATCTCAACATCGATGCGATCAGGGAACACCCCTATGATCCCAACGCCTATCTCAACGTCCATGCGGAGGGTTGGGAAAAGCGGCTCGGGCGGCGGGAAGAGACGGGGAAGACGACGTCCTTAAACTAG
- a CDS encoding short-chain dehydrogenase/reductase SDR, with protein MRCDLRGKVALVTGAAGAIGSSIARRLSDNGAAVVVADINGEGASQVAAGLSDAMACATDIRDAASVDGAIAAIMQRYGRLDILINNAGVNTLAHRVTLDEFPAEEWDRITGIDLDGLYIMSRAALKPMLAAGKGGRIVNIASVVGLAAMRLQSPFVAAKAGIIHLTRSMAIELGGKGILTNAIAPGSVMTALTAKLFYGEDGKFAGRTQEFLAHVPLGRPAEPREIAEAVLFLASPAASYVNGQVLAVDGGWTAGYMM; from the coding sequence ATGCGCTGCGATTTGCGAGGCAAGGTAGCGCTGGTCACCGGGGCCGCGGGCGCCATTGGCAGTTCCATCGCCAGACGTTTGTCCGACAATGGTGCCGCGGTCGTCGTCGCCGACATCAATGGCGAGGGCGCAAGCCAGGTCGCGGCCGGTTTGAGCGATGCCATGGCCTGCGCCACCGACATCCGTGACGCCGCCTCGGTCGACGGCGCCATCGCCGCGATCATGCAGCGCTACGGCCGCCTCGACATCCTGATCAACAATGCCGGCGTCAACACGCTGGCGCACCGCGTCACCCTGGACGAATTCCCGGCCGAGGAATGGGACCGCATCACCGGCATCGATCTCGATGGCCTCTACATTATGAGCCGCGCGGCACTGAAGCCCATGCTCGCTGCCGGCAAAGGCGGGCGCATCGTCAACATCGCCTCGGTCGTCGGGCTTGCCGCGATGCGGCTGCAGAGCCCGTTCGTCGCCGCCAAGGCCGGCATCATCCATCTGACACGATCGATGGCGATCGAACTCGGCGGCAAGGGCATCCTGACCAATGCCATTGCCCCGGGCTCGGTGATGACGGCACTGACCGCCAAGCTGTTTTATGGCGAGGACGGCAAATTCGCCGGCCGCACGCAGGAGTTCCTCGCCCATGTGCCGCTCGGCCGGCCGGCTGAGCCGCGGGAGATCGCCGAGGCGGTTCTGTTCCTGGCCTCGCCGGCCGCCAGCTATGTCAACGGCCAGGTGCTGGCCGTCGATGGCGGCTGGACGGCGGGATACATGATGTGA
- a CDS encoding LacI family transcriptional regulator yields the protein MTDRPPAGEKKRQRLGVREIAKRVGVAPMTVSRALSNPDMVSPETRAKVLDAIEQAGFVPNRLASSMRGNGRMIGTVVPPLINSGIAEQVQGMSDECHESGYSMLLVQGEFTQEAEEHSIRNLLGWRPVGMILQSFVQSETARALLKSSGAPVVEISEIKGRKPIDMVVGVSNFETAYAMTMHLAAKGYKRIGFVSTPIHGNDRLQQRRTGYHAALTELGIKNHADMEVEVPITAQGGAEALITLTSRHRDIDAIFFSSDTLAVGAVQECHRRRWAVPGKIAIAGYGDMDLAAQLFPPLTTVKVNRYEMGRRAVRKLLARLGGDTKVPTITSLGFEIVDRESA from the coding sequence ATGACCGACAGACCGCCGGCGGGTGAGAAGAAGCGGCAGCGTCTTGGCGTCCGCGAGATCGCCAAGCGGGTCGGCGTCGCGCCGATGACGGTGTCGCGTGCGCTCTCCAATCCCGACATGGTCTCGCCGGAGACGCGCGCCAAGGTGCTCGACGCTATCGAACAGGCGGGCTTCGTACCCAACCGGCTGGCCTCCAGCATGCGCGGCAATGGCCGCATGATCGGCACGGTGGTGCCGCCGCTGATCAATTCGGGCATCGCCGAACAGGTGCAAGGCATGTCCGACGAATGCCATGAGAGCGGCTATTCGATGCTGCTGGTGCAAGGCGAATTCACGCAGGAGGCCGAGGAGCATTCGATCCGCAATCTGCTCGGCTGGCGTCCGGTCGGCATGATCCTGCAGAGCTTCGTCCAAAGCGAGACCGCGCGTGCGCTTCTGAAGAGCAGCGGCGCGCCGGTGGTCGAAATATCGGAGATCAAGGGCCGCAAGCCGATCGACATGGTGGTTGGCGTCTCCAACTTCGAGACCGCCTATGCCATGACCATGCATCTGGCGGCCAAGGGCTACAAGCGCATCGGCTTCGTCTCGACGCCGATCCACGGCAATGACCGCTTGCAACAGCGCCGCACCGGCTATCACGCGGCACTCACCGAACTCGGCATCAAGAATCATGCCGACATGGAGGTCGAAGTGCCGATCACCGCTCAGGGCGGCGCCGAGGCGTTGATCACGCTGACCTCCCGCCACAGGGATATCGATGCCATCTTCTTTTCCAGCGACACGCTGGCCGTCGGCGCCGTCCAGGAGTGCCATCGCCGGCGCTGGGCGGTGCCGGGCAAGATCGCCATCGCCGGCTATGGCGACATGGATCTCGCCGCGCAGCTTTTTCCGCCACTGACCACGGTGAAGGTCAACCGCTACGAGATGGGCAGGCGCGCGGTGCGGAAATTGCTGGCAAGGCTCGGCGGCGACACCAAGGTGCCGACCATCACCAGCCTCGGCTTCGAGATCGTCGACCGTGAGAGTGCTTGA
- a CDS encoding pteridine reductase produces the protein MEIDLNGAAVALDGETNPIVDAVLAALRANGGTFVEATDTADILLMSNPLRPGTTAQDPRCRHADARRAALAMAERGGGRIVFLISATAGMPMRRHPRFSMENASILAGMRTLAMEFGPKVLVNAVGFGAVEDGTMVSGDKAMLSHTPVGRAGCIEEAVAAVLFFCDPLNTYTTGQMLSVDGGWTAGYGRNF, from the coding sequence ATGGAAATCGATCTCAACGGCGCCGCGGTGGCCCTCGATGGCGAGACCAACCCGATCGTCGACGCTGTGCTTGCCGCATTGCGTGCCAATGGCGGCACATTTGTCGAAGCAACTGATACCGCCGACATTCTGCTGATGTCCAATCCGCTGCGCCCGGGAACGACGGCGCAGGATCCCCGCTGCCGGCATGCCGATGCGCGCCGAGCGGCCTTGGCCATGGCCGAGCGCGGCGGCGGACGCATTGTCTTCCTGATCTCGGCCACCGCCGGCATGCCGATGCGCCGCCATCCGCGCTTTTCCATGGAAAATGCCTCGATCCTGGCCGGCATGCGTACGCTGGCCATGGAGTTCGGCCCGAAGGTGCTGGTCAATGCCGTTGGCTTCGGCGCGGTCGAGGATGGAACCATGGTCTCGGGCGACAAGGCGATGCTCAGCCACACGCCGGTCGGGCGCGCCGGCTGCATTGAGGAAGCGGTCGCGGCCGTGCTGTTCTTCTGTGATCCGCTCAACACCTACACGACGGGCCAGATGCTGAGCGTCGACGGTGGATGGACGGCAGGTTATGGACGCAATTTCTGA
- a CDS encoding LacI family transcriptional regulator — protein MSETRDTAIDTIKRRKAPAKPKGRVTMTDIARAAGCSQATVSFVLNNSPGIKLSQQTRERVIEAARALGYSAPAFSALRKPVAAFDGLDGVIGFAVDQLATSPEAVVAIEGARQASWNAGNVLLVAQTMGDAVMEPRAIQALTRRGISALIYMTIFTREITAPDFLYSLDIPVILLNCYTADYAFPAVVPSEIAGGQSSTRHLISHGHRRIATITGEPWMQAAQDRLKGYRRALATADIPFDPELVVEGDWSASAGYAATVKLLALKDRPTAIFCQNDRTAIGCYEALKEAGLHIPGDISVVGYDDEEIARHLFPPLTTSILPHMAMGQWAIEQLEAPTAPGQGRYPITKLECPLVERESVRAVAGG, from the coding sequence ATGAGCGAGACCAGGGATACGGCCATCGACACGATCAAGCGCCGCAAGGCGCCGGCCAAGCCCAAGGGGCGGGTCACCATGACCGATATCGCCCGGGCCGCCGGCTGCTCGCAGGCGACCGTGTCCTTCGTGCTCAACAATTCGCCAGGGATAAAACTGTCGCAGCAGACCCGCGAACGGGTGATCGAGGCCGCGAGGGCGCTGGGCTACAGCGCGCCCGCTTTCTCGGCGCTGCGCAAGCCGGTTGCCGCCTTCGACGGGCTGGACGGGGTGATCGGCTTTGCCGTCGACCAGCTGGCGACCAGCCCGGAGGCGGTGGTGGCGATCGAAGGCGCGCGCCAGGCCTCGTGGAATGCCGGCAATGTGCTGCTGGTGGCGCAGACCATGGGCGACGCAGTGATGGAGCCGCGCGCCATCCAGGCGCTGACGAGGCGAGGCATTTCGGCGCTGATCTACATGACCATCTTCACCCGCGAGATCACGGCGCCCGACTTCCTCTACAGCCTCGACATTCCGGTGATCCTGCTCAATTGCTACACGGCCGACTACGCTTTCCCCGCCGTGGTGCCGTCCGAGATCGCCGGCGGCCAGAGCTCGACCCGGCATCTGATCAGCCACGGCCACCGCCGCATCGCCACCATCACCGGCGAGCCGTGGATGCAGGCCGCACAGGACCGGCTGAAAGGCTACCGCCGCGCGCTCGCCACCGCCGACATCCCCTTCGACCCGGAGCTGGTGGTCGAAGGCGACTGGTCGGCCAGTGCGGGCTATGCCGCGACCGTCAAGCTGCTCGCCCTGAAAGACCGCCCGACCGCCATCTTCTGCCAGAACGACCGCACCGCGATCGGCTGCTACGAGGCGCTGAAGGAAGCCGGCCTGCACATTCCCGGGGATATTTCCGTGGTCGGCTACGATGACGAGGAAATCGCCCGGCATTTGTTCCCGCCGCTGACCACGTCGATCCTGCCGCATATGGCGATGGGCCAATGGGCGATCGAACAGCTCGAGGCGCCGACGGCGCCCGGACAGGGACGCTACCCCATCACCAAGCTGGAGTGCCCGCTGGTGGAGCGGGAGAGCGTGCGCGCCGTGGCGGGAGGCTGA
- a CDS encoding inner-membrane translocator, producing MSKKDLGLLILILVVGAIVALINPRFLLPINLANTSNLIGLFGILSIGQAFVIITGGIELSVGSVVALLGTLFIDFIAVRELDWPLAFVLIIVLGAIIGLVHGWLITRLKLQPFVVTLCGLLIYRGVARFYTADGTAGFAFGQNFPELEFLTAGRSYGVPNSFIALIVIAIVMWVVLHRSVFGRYLYAIGKNEEAAKYSGIRTGRIVMAAYVICGVLTALSAIYFAMYTRSISPASHGQFYELYAIAAAVLGGFSLRGGEGSLIGVILGTVLLQELQNLVNLLGIPSSLNFAVMGGVILIGVLVDQQWGVFRARRLMVDAARKNVAGAPAE from the coding sequence ATGAGCAAGAAAGATCTCGGCCTGCTGATCCTGATCCTGGTGGTCGGGGCGATCGTTGCCCTCATCAATCCGCGCTTCCTCTTGCCGATCAACCTTGCCAACACCTCGAACCTGATCGGCCTGTTCGGCATCCTGTCGATAGGCCAGGCCTTCGTCATCATCACCGGCGGCATCGAACTGTCAGTCGGCTCGGTGGTGGCGCTGCTGGGAACGCTGTTCATCGACTTCATCGCCGTGCGCGAGCTGGACTGGCCGCTGGCCTTCGTGCTGATCATCGTGCTTGGCGCCATCATCGGCCTGGTGCATGGCTGGCTGATCACGCGGCTGAAGCTGCAGCCCTTCGTCGTCACCTTGTGCGGCCTCTTGATTTATCGCGGCGTCGCCCGCTTCTACACCGCCGACGGCACCGCCGGCTTCGCCTTCGGCCAGAATTTTCCCGAGCTCGAATTTCTCACGGCGGGCCGTTCCTATGGCGTGCCGAACAGCTTCATCGCGCTGATCGTCATCGCCATCGTCATGTGGGTGGTGCTGCACCGCTCGGTGTTCGGCCGCTATCTCTACGCCATCGGCAAGAACGAGGAGGCGGCGAAATATTCCGGCATCCGCACGGGCCGTATCGTCATGGCTGCCTATGTCATCTGCGGCGTGCTGACGGCGCTGTCGGCGATCTATTTCGCCATGTACACGCGCTCGATCTCGCCGGCCAGCCACGGCCAGTTCTACGAGCTCTACGCCATTGCCGCAGCCGTGCTCGGCGGCTTCTCGCTGCGCGGCGGCGAGGGTTCGCTGATCGGCGTCATCCTCGGCACCGTGCTGCTGCAGGAGCTGCAGAACCTCGTCAATCTGCTCGGCATCCCGTCCTCCCTCAACTTCGCGGTGATGGGCGGCGTCATCCTCATCGGCGTGCTGGTCGACCAGCAATGGGGCGTGTTCCGGGCCAGGCGATTGATGGTCGATGCCGCTCGCAAAAACGTTGCCGGCGCACCGGCGGAATAA
- a CDS encoding transketolase central subunit has product MSGAATEAGRTLAMGQDEVVGGSRRSVEAPFGRALARLGQSRPDIVGLTADLGKYTDILPFRDAFPERFFNVGMAEQNLVAVAAGLARTGKVPFATTYGVFATRRAYDFVAIALAHSKLDVKIVAGLPGLTTGYGGTHQAIEDLALMRMIPGLTIIDPCDATEIEAATEAIAAHRGPVYMRLLRGSVPAVFEAGYRFEIGKARQLRNGSDVGIISTGFMTERALDAADALRKQGISAGVLHVPTIKPFDAGAVAEFAAGFSHIVTAENHVVVGGLASLVVETLFDAGIAKKVTRIGLPDRYIECGAVPTLQAKYGLTTEAVIATITGLS; this is encoded by the coding sequence ATGAGCGGCGCGGCGACGGAGGCCGGCCGCACGCTGGCCATGGGCCAGGACGAAGTGGTTGGCGGCAGCCGGCGGAGCGTGGAGGCGCCTTTCGGCCGGGCACTGGCGCGGCTTGGCCAGAGCCGTCCCGACATTGTCGGGCTGACCGCCGATCTCGGCAAATACACCGACATATTGCCGTTCCGCGACGCTTTCCCGGAGCGCTTCTTCAATGTCGGCATGGCCGAACAGAACCTCGTCGCTGTTGCCGCCGGGCTGGCGCGCACCGGCAAGGTGCCGTTCGCCACCACCTATGGCGTCTTCGCGACACGGCGCGCCTATGATTTCGTCGCCATCGCGCTCGCCCACTCCAAGCTCGACGTCAAGATTGTCGCCGGCCTGCCGGGCCTGACCACCGGCTATGGCGGCACGCACCAGGCGATCGAGGACCTGGCGCTGATGCGCATGATCCCCGGACTGACCATCATCGACCCTTGCGACGCGACGGAGATCGAGGCGGCCACCGAGGCGATCGCCGCGCATCGGGGGCCGGTCTACATGCGGCTGCTGCGCGGTTCGGTGCCTGCGGTATTTGAAGCCGGCTATCGTTTCGAAATCGGCAAGGCGCGGCAGCTTCGTAACGGCTCCGATGTCGGCATTATCTCGACCGGCTTCATGACCGAACGCGCGCTTGACGCGGCGGACGCGTTGCGAAAACAAGGCATCTCCGCCGGCGTGCTGCATGTGCCGACGATAAAACCGTTCGACGCCGGAGCCGTGGCCGAATTTGCCGCCGGCTTCAGCCATATCGTCACGGCGGAAAACCACGTCGTGGTGGGCGGTCTGGCGAGCCTGGTCGTCGAGACCTTGTTCGATGCCGGCATTGCTAAGAAGGTAACGCGCATCGGCCTGCCCGACCGCTACATCGAATGCGGCGCGGTGCCGACCTTGCAAGCGAAATACGGCCTGACGACCGAGGCCGTCATCGCGACAATTACTGGTTTAAGCTAG
- a CDS encoding sugar ABC transporter ATP-binding protein — MNYSDTSIAATTPFLSLENVRKTYPGVVALDGFSMEVRPGEVIGLVGENGAGKSTLMKILGGVTTPDTGTITVDGTAHNSLTVEGSLGSGIAFVHQELNLFENLDVAANIFFGREPLRAGPLKLVDRTKLREMVAPLLKRVGANFSADAQVADLSLAQQQMVEIAKALSIKARLVILDEPTSSLPIAETDKLLDVIKALKADGISVIFISHRLHEVERVADRVVVLRDGMLAGTLQKRDIGHDQMVKLMIGRMLKEREKASEAARAPGAVALAAKAIRTPTYPSRPVDLDVRRGEILGLAGLVGSGRTELARVFFGIDSSLGGTIELDGKTLVLGSAADAVAHGIFLVPEDRKLTGILLDLSIAQNISLPNLPAHARRSLVSASAETATAEKQKKDLGIKAPSVQTRTGTLSGGNQQKVVLGKWLAMNPKVMILDEPTRGIDIGAKAEIYGLMRALADAGVAVLMISSDMEEVIGVSDRIAVMHEGQISGILDKDQFSQENVLLLAVGKQPK; from the coding sequence ATGAACTATTCCGACACATCCATCGCGGCAACCACCCCGTTCCTCAGCCTCGAGAACGTGCGCAAGACCTATCCGGGCGTCGTCGCCTTGGATGGTTTTTCGATGGAGGTCAGGCCGGGCGAGGTCATCGGCCTCGTCGGCGAGAACGGCGCCGGCAAGTCGACCCTGATGAAGATCCTCGGCGGCGTCACCACGCCGGACACCGGCACGATCACGGTCGACGGGACCGCTCACAACAGCTTGACCGTCGAAGGCAGCCTGGGTTCGGGCATCGCCTTCGTTCACCAGGAACTCAACCTGTTCGAGAACCTCGACGTCGCCGCCAACATCTTCTTCGGCCGCGAGCCGCTGCGCGCCGGGCCGCTGAAACTTGTCGACCGCACGAAGCTGCGCGAGATGGTGGCGCCGCTCTTGAAGCGCGTCGGCGCCAATTTCTCCGCCGATGCGCAGGTCGCCGACCTGTCGCTCGCCCAGCAGCAGATGGTCGAGATCGCCAAGGCGCTGTCGATCAAGGCCAGGCTGGTCATCCTCGACGAGCCGACATCGAGCCTGCCGATCGCCGAGACCGACAAATTGCTCGACGTCATCAAGGCGCTGAAGGCCGACGGCATCAGCGTCATCTTCATTTCGCACCGCCTGCACGAGGTCGAGCGCGTCGCCGACCGCGTCGTCGTGCTGCGCGACGGCATGCTGGCCGGCACATTGCAGAAGCGCGACATCGGCCACGACCAGATGGTCAAGCTGATGATCGGTCGCATGTTGAAGGAGCGCGAGAAAGCATCCGAGGCCGCGCGGGCGCCTGGCGCCGTGGCCCTTGCGGCCAAGGCAATCCGCACCCCCACCTATCCCAGCCGGCCTGTCGATCTCGATGTCCGGCGCGGCGAGATCCTCGGCCTCGCCGGTCTGGTCGGCTCCGGCCGCACCGAGCTGGCTCGCGTGTTCTTCGGCATCGATTCCAGCCTTGGCGGCACGATCGAACTCGACGGCAAGACGCTTGTGCTGGGTTCGGCCGCCGATGCCGTCGCGCACGGCATCTTCCTGGTGCCGGAAGACCGCAAGCTGACCGGCATCCTGCTCGATTTGTCGATCGCGCAGAATATTTCGCTGCCCAATCTGCCGGCGCATGCCAGGCGCTCGCTGGTGTCGGCAAGCGCCGAAACGGCAACCGCCGAGAAGCAGAAGAAGGATCTCGGCATCAAGGCGCCTTCGGTGCAGACGCGCACCGGCACGCTGTCGGGCGGCAACCAGCAGAAGGTCGTGCTCGGCAAATGGCTGGCCATGAACCCGAAGGTGATGATCCTCGACGAGCCGACGCGTGGCATAGACATCGGCGCCAAGGCGGAAATCTACGGGCTGATGCGCGCGCTGGCCGATGCCGGCGTCGCCGTGCTGATGATCTCCAGCGACATGGAGGAGGTGATCGGCGTGTCCGACCGCATCGCCGTCATGCATGAGGGCCAGATATCGGGCATTCTCGACAAGGACCAGTTCAGCCAGGAAAACGTGCTGCTACTGGCGGTGGGCAAGCAGCCGAAATAG
- a CDS encoding ribose ABC transporter substrate-binding protein, producing the protein MKSLIRNASVAAAALVVGLTATAIARADDKPTLAFVVNGASDFWKAAEAGVKKAQGELPDYNLELKYPEQSSVAIQQRLMDDLVTAGVKGIMVSAVDPKTSTDGLNKIASQTALFTTDSDAPQTKRVAYIGSSNVDAGKQAAEIAKKAMPNGGKCLGFVGLLGADNAKERIQGMKDGLAGTKIELVDVRGDDIDQARAKKNVEDALVASPDVTCMVGFYSYNTPRIYEALRDAGKLGSITVVGFDDDPITLGGVKEGTVAATVVQQPFEWAYQGMKLMAAYLKGDKSGIPANGLIIIPTKIIGKDDVDAYAANLKAMSGK; encoded by the coding sequence ATGAAATCCTTGATACGCAATGCATCCGTGGCCGCTGCGGCCCTGGTTGTCGGCCTGACGGCGACGGCCATCGCGCGCGCCGACGACAAGCCGACGCTGGCCTTCGTCGTCAACGGCGCTTCCGATTTCTGGAAAGCGGCCGAAGCCGGCGTCAAGAAGGCGCAGGGCGAACTGCCCGACTACAATCTCGAACTCAAATATCCCGAGCAGTCGTCGGTCGCCATCCAGCAGCGGCTGATGGACGATCTGGTGACGGCCGGCGTCAAGGGCATCATGGTCTCGGCCGTCGATCCCAAGACCTCGACCGATGGCCTGAACAAGATCGCCTCGCAAACCGCGCTGTTCACCACCGACAGCGACGCGCCGCAGACCAAGCGCGTCGCCTATATCGGCTCGTCCAATGTCGATGCCGGCAAGCAGGCGGCCGAAATCGCCAAGAAGGCGATGCCCAATGGCGGCAAGTGCCTCGGCTTCGTCGGCCTGCTCGGCGCCGACAATGCCAAGGAGCGCATCCAGGGCATGAAGGATGGTCTCGCCGGCACCAAGATCGAGCTTGTCGACGTGCGCGGCGACGATATCGACCAGGCGCGCGCCAAGAAGAATGTCGAGGACGCGCTGGTCGCCAGCCCCGACGTCACCTGCATGGTCGGCTTCTATTCCTACAACACGCCGCGCATCTATGAAGCGCTGCGCGATGCCGGCAAGCTCGGCTCGATCACGGTCGTCGGCTTCGATGACGATCCGATCACGCTGGGCGGCGTCAAGGAAGGCACCGTTGCCGCCACCGTCGTGCAGCAGCCCTTCGAATGGGCCTATCAGGGCATGAAGCTGATGGCTGCCTACCTAAAGGGCGACAAGTCGGGCATCCCGGCCAACGGCCTGATCATCATCCCCACCAAGATCATCGGCAAGGATGATGTCGACGCCTATGCCGCCAATCTCAAGGCGATGTCCGGCAAGTAA
- a CDS encoding N-6 DNA methylase, with translation MITGELRSKIDAVWNAFWAGGIANPLEVIEQITYLLFMRGLDDAEQLEENRSTRTGQPMRRHIFPEGKDGIGKNGGTAYAEMRWSRLKNQDAGTMFELVSEHVFPFLRTMAEDGTAHATHMKGARFTIPSPALLVKVVDLIDKLPMQDRDTKGDLYEYMLSKIASAGQNGQFRTPRHIIALMVEMTAPTPKDIIVDPACGTCGFLVQAGEYLRDNHPKLFHDQESRDHFNEGMFHGFDFDNTMLRIGSMNMTLHGVEDPDIRYKDSLSQEHAGDEDRYSLVLANPPFAGSLDYETTAKDLLSIVKTKKTELLFMALFLKLLKPGGRAAVIVPDGVLFGSSTAHKAIRKMLVEDHRLDGIVKLPSGVFRPYAGVSTAIVLFTKTNSGGTDHVWFYDCQADGFSLDDKRNALLPAEKIGPTPGHHEAGHFLNLPLTDEELAKNNLPDIVARWAERNGTERERPRTAQSFHVPRADIVAAGYDLSINRYKEMVHKAQEHRPSREIIAELKALEKEIAEGLEELETML, from the coding sequence ATGATCACAGGTGAACTGCGCTCGAAAATCGATGCCGTCTGGAACGCCTTCTGGGCTGGTGGCATCGCCAATCCGCTCGAGGTGATCGAGCAGATCACCTACCTGCTGTTTATGCGCGGACTGGACGATGCTGAGCAGCTCGAAGAGAACCGCTCGACACGCACAGGACAGCCGATGCGCCGTCATATTTTTCCCGAGGGGAAGGACGGCATCGGCAAGAACGGCGGTACCGCCTATGCGGAAATGCGCTGGTCGCGGCTAAAGAACCAGGACGCCGGTACGATGTTCGAGCTCGTTTCCGAACACGTCTTCCCATTCCTGCGCACCATGGCTGAGGACGGCACGGCGCACGCCACCCATATGAAGGGCGCGCGCTTCACCATTCCATCGCCGGCGCTTCTGGTGAAGGTAGTCGACCTCATCGACAAGCTGCCGATGCAGGACCGAGACACCAAGGGCGACCTTTACGAATACATGCTGTCGAAAATCGCCAGCGCCGGCCAGAACGGGCAGTTCCGCACGCCGCGCCACATCATCGCGCTGATGGTGGAGATGACTGCGCCGACGCCCAAGGACATCATCGTCGATCCCGCCTGTGGAACCTGCGGCTTCCTCGTCCAAGCCGGCGAATATCTGCGCGACAACCATCCGAAGCTATTCCACGACCAGGAGAGCCGCGACCATTTCAACGAGGGGATGTTTCACGGCTTCGACTTCGACAACACCATGCTGCGCATCGGCTCGATGAACATGACGTTGCACGGCGTCGAGGATCCGGACATCCGCTACAAGGATTCGCTCAGCCAAGAGCATGCCGGCGACGAGGATCGCTACTCGCTGGTGCTGGCCAATCCGCCCTTCGCAGGTTCGCTGGACTACGAAACGACAGCCAAGGATCTGCTCTCGATCGTCAAGACCAAGAAGACCGAACTCCTGTTCATGGCGCTGTTCCTGAAATTGTTGAAGCCCGGCGGTCGCGCGGCGGTGATCGTGCCGGACGGCGTCCTATTCGGCTCGTCCACCGCGCATAAGGCCATCCGCAAGATGCTGGTCGAGGACCACCGACTCGACGGTATCGTCAAATTGCCCTCCGGTGTCTTCCGGCCCTATGCTGGTGTCTCTACTGCCATCGTATTGTTCACCAAGACCAATTCCGGCGGCACGGATCACGTCTGGTTCTACGACTGCCAGGCCGACGGCTTTTCGCTGGATGACAAGCGTAACGCGTTGCTGCCGGCCGAGAAGATCGGGCCCACGCCCGGCCACCACGAGGCCGGCCATTTCCTCAACCTGCCCCTGACCGACGAGGAGTTGGCGAAGAACAATTTGCCCGACATCGTCGCACGCTGGGCCGAGCGCAACGGCACCGAGCGCGAGCGTCCGCGGACCGCGCAGAGCTTCCATGTGCCTAGGGCCGACATCGTTGCAGCTGGCTATGACCTTTCCATTAACCGCTACAAGGAGATGGTTCACAAGGCGCAGGAGCATCGGCCGTCGAGGGAGATCATCGCCGAGTTGAAGGCGCTAGAGAAGGAGATCGCCGAGGGCCTGGAAGAACTGGAGACGATGCTGTGA